In the genome of Lynx canadensis isolate LIC74 chromosome X, mLynCan4.pri.v2, whole genome shotgun sequence, one region contains:
- the SLITRK2 gene encoding SLIT and NTRK-like protein 2: MLSGVWFLSVLTVAGILHTESRKTAKDICKIRCLCEEKENVLNINCENKGFTTVSLLQPPQYRIYQLFLNGNLLTRLYPNEFVNYSNAVTLHLGNNGLQEIRTGAFSGLKTLKRLHLNNNKLEVLREDTFLGLESLEYLQADYNYISAIEAGAFSKLNKLKVLILNDNLLLSLPSNVFRFVLLTHLDLRGNRLKVMPFAGVLEHIGGIMEIQLEENPWNCTCDLLPLKAWLDTITVFVGEIVCETPFRLHGKDVTQLTRQDLCPRKSPGDASQRGGHADTHVQRLSPTVNPALNPTRAPKASRPPKMRNRPTPRVTVSKDRQSFGPIMVYQTKSPVPLTCPSSCVCTSQSSDNGLNVNCQERKFTNISDLQPRPTSPKKLYLTGNYLQTVYKNDLSEYSSLDLLHLGNNRIAVIQEGAFTNLTSLRRLYLNGNYLEVLHPSMFHGLRSLQYLYLEYNVIKEIKPLTFDALINLQLLFLNNNLLRSLPDNIFGGTALTRLNLRNNHFSHLPVKGVLDQLPAFIQIDLQENPWDCTCDIMGLKDWTEHANSPVIINEVTCESPAKHAGEILKFLGREAICPDSPNLSDGTVLSMNHNTDTPRSLSVAPSSYPELHTEVPLSVLILGLLVVFILSVCFGAGLFVFVLKRRKGVPSVPRSANSLDVSSFQLQYGSYNSETQDKTDGHVYNYIPPPVGQMCQNPIYMQKEGDPVAYYRNLQDFSYGNLDEKKEEPATLAYTISAAELLEKPAAPREPELLYQNIAERVKELPSAGLAHYNFCTLPKRQFAPAYESRRQNQDRINKTVLYGTPRKCFVGQSKPDHPLLQAKPQSEPDYLEVLEKQTAISQL; the protein is encoded by the coding sequence ATGCTGAGCGGCGTTTGGTTCCTCAGCGTGTTAACCGTGGCCGGGATCTTACACACGGAGAGCCGCAAAACTGCCAAAGACATTTGCAAGATCCGCTGCCTGTGCGAAGAGAAGGAAAACGTACTGAATATTAACTGCGAAAACAAAGGATTTACAACTGTCAGCCTGCTCCAGCCCCCCCAGTATCGAATCTACCAGCTGTTCCTCAATGGAAACCTCCTGACCCGCCTGTACCCTAACGAGTTCGTCAATTACTCCAACGCCGTGACTCTCCACCTGGGCAACAACGGGCTGCAGGAGATCCGCACCGGGGCGTTCAGCGGCCTCAAGACCCTCAAGAGACTGCACCTCAACAACAACAAGCTCGAGGTGCTGAGGGAAGACACCTTCCTCGGCCTGGAGAGCCTCGAGTACCTCCAGGCCGACTACAATTACATCAGTGCCATCGAGGCGGGGGCCTTCAGCAAACTGAATAAGCTCAAAGTGCTCATCCTGAATGACAACCTTCTGCTGTCGCTGCCCAGCAATGTGTTCCGCTTCGTCCTGCTGACCCACCTGGACCTGAGAGGCAACAGGCTGAAAGTGATGCCTTTCGCCGGCGTCCTTGAGCATATTGGAGGCATCATGGAGATCCAGCTGGAGGAAAACCCGTGGAATTGCACTTGTGACCTACTTCCTCTCAAGGCTTGGCTGGACACCATAACGGTGTTCGTGGGGGAGATCGTCTGCGAGACTCCCTTTCGACTGCACGGGAAGGATGTGACCCAACTGACCAGGCAAGACCTCTGTCCCAGAAAGAGCCCCGGGGACGCCAGTCAGAGGGGTGGCCACGCTGACACTCACGTCCAAAGGCTGTCGCCTACGGTGAATCCTGCGCTCAACCCGACCAGGGCCCCCAAAGCCAGCCGGCCGCCCAAGATGAGAAATCGCCCAACTCCCCGGGTCACTGTCTCAAAGGACAGGCAGAGCTTTGGACCCATCATGGTGTACCAGACCAAGTCCCCCgtgcccctcacctgccccagTAGCTGTGTCTGCACCTCTCAGAGCTCCGACAACGGCCTAAACGTCAACTGCCAGGAAAGGAAGTTCACCAACATCTCCGACCTGCAGCCCAGACCTACCAGCCCCAAGAAACTCTACCTGACAGGGAACTATCTGCAGACTGTCTATAAGAACGACCTCTCAGAATACAGCTCTCTGGATCTGCTGCACTTAGGAAACAACAGGATCGCGGTCATCCAGGAGGGTGCCTTCACAAACCTGACCAGTTTACGCAGACTCTATCTGAACGGCAATTACCTTGAAGTGCTGCACCCTTCTATGTTTCACGGGCTGCGGAGCTTGCAGTATCTCTACTTAGAGTATAATGTCATTAAGGAAATTAAACCGCTGACCTTCGATGCTCTGATTAACCTCCAGCTACTGTTTCTCAACAACAACCTGCTGCGCTCCTTGCCTGACAACATATTCGGGGGCACGGCCCTCACCAGGCTGAACCTGAGAAACAACCACTTTTCCCACCTGCCCGTGAAGGGGGTTCTGGATCAGCTCCCGGCGTTCATTCAGATCGACCTGCAAGAGAACCCGTGGGACTGTACCTGTGACATCATGGGGCTGAAGGACTGGACGGAACACGCCAATTCCCCCGTCATCATCAACGAGGTGACCTGTGAATCTCCCGCCAAGCACGCAGGGGAGATACTGAAGTTTCTGGGGCGGGAGGCCATCTGTCCGGACAGCCCGAACTTGTCAGACGGAACCGTTCTGTCAATGAATCACAACACAGACACTCCCCGGTCGCTCAGCGTGGCCCCCAGTTCCTACCCCGAGCTACACACGGAGGTTCCACTCTCCGTCttaattttaggattgcttgtggTCTTCATCTTGTCTGTCTGTTTCGGGGCCGGCTTGTTCGTCTTCGTCCTGAAACGCAGAAAGGGGGTGCCGAGCGTCCCGAGGAGTGCCAACAGCCTCGACGTGAGCTCCTTCCAGCTCCAGTACGGGTCCTACAACAGCGAGACTCAGGATAAGACGGACGGCCACGTCTACAACTACATCCCCCCCCCCGTGGGTCAGATGTGCCAGAACCCCATCTACATGCAGAAGGAAGGAGACCCGGTAGCCTACTACCGCAACCTGCAAGACTTCAGCTATGGCAACCTGGACGAGAAAAAGGAAGAGCCGGCCACGCTTGCCTACACTATAAGCGCCGCCGAGTTGCTGGAAAAGCCGGCCGCACCCAGAGAGCCCGAGCTGCTGTACCAGAACATCGCCGAGCGGGTCAAGGAACTTCCCAGCGCAGGACTCGCCCACTATAACTTTTGTACCTTACCGAAGAGGCAGTTCGCCCCTGCGTATGAATCTCGACGCCAAAACCAAGACAGAATCAATAAAACCGTTTTGTACGGAACTCCCAGGAAATGCTTTGTGGGGCAGTCAAAACCCGACCACCCTTTACTGCAAGCTAAGCCGCAGTCCGAACCAGACTACCTCGAAGTTCTGGAAAAACAAACTGCAATCAGTCAGCTGTGA